Within the Microvirga ossetica genome, the region CAGCTGGTCGTGGGTGTCGTAGTAGTAGCGCCTGACGGTCGCGTCCTTGAGGGTCCGGTTCATGCGCTCAACCTGTCCGTTCGTCCAGGGATGGCGTGGTTTGGTCAGGCGGTGCTCGATGTCGTTCTGCGCACAGGCGAGCTCGAACGAATGGGCCCGGAAGATCTCGCCGTGGGCCATCGCCTCTTTGATCAGAGGGGCAGCCGAACTGGTGTTGCCGGGTGTGGTGAAGTGAGTGCCGTTGTCGGTGAGAACCGTGTGGATCTTGTAAGGCACGGCCGCGATCAGCGCCCGCAGGAAGTCACCCGCCACGCGCCTTGTGGCTTTCTCATGCAGTTGGGCAAAGGCGAATTTAGACGTGCGATCAATGGCCACGAACAGATAAAGCCGGCCCTCTTCCGTATGCACCTCGGCGATGTCGATGTGGAAGTAGCCGATCGGGTAGCTCTTGAACTTCTTCTTGGTGGGCTTGTCACCGGTCACCTCTGGCAAGCGGCTGATACCATGCCGCTGCAGACAGCGATGCAGGGATGAGCGCGTCAGGTGCGGGATGGTGGGCTGAAGGGCGTAAAGGCAATCGTCCAACGGCAGCAGGGTGTGCTTGCGGAAGGCGACGACGATCGCCTCTTCCTGGACCGAGAGCACCGTTGAATGCGGTGCTCTCGGCCCCGTCGGGCGATCTGCGGTGGTATCCCGCTTCTTCCATTTGGCGACCGTCTTCGGGTTGATGCCATGGCGCTCGGCCAAGGCCCTCAGGCTCGCTTGACTATTTTGTATTGCTCGACGGACTGGATCGAGCGTTGTGGCGCTCCCATGGAGAACCTGGCCCATAGCGCATCCCTCCATTCCGGCGATAAGAATGCACCATCAAACCCTGGGATCAAACATCTAGAAAGCCTCAGTCAGGACCGTGCCAAGTGAAGCCGAGGGCAGGAACTGGCTCCGTTCCGAAAGTGGGAAAGCCACAGCTGGATAGAGCCCTAGCGCCACTCGCCGGTAATGGCATTAGCGGTCGGCGCGGTCTTCTTCATGCCAGAGAAAGCTCCAATGAACCGCTGCGCCTCGCCGACGCGGTCCTTGAGGAAGCACCATCGGGCAGTCTTGTTGTAAGTATATGCTCTGCATTGAGACTCGGATCGGCACAGTGACGCACAGAGCTCCAACGGTACTTCTTTCTCGACCCGTTAGTCACCGCCAGGGATATCGAACTCGTCGGCGGCGACAAATTCCTGTTGCGGCTGCGGTACAGCGGGAGCCGGCAGCTGCGGTTGTACCAGAGGCGGAGATGGTATTGGCCCTTTCGCAGTCGGCGGAACTTGGAGAGCTGCAACGCTGATCTCCCCGTCCAACCAAGGGCACTTGGAAGCAAGAGTCAAGGCGTCGCTATTCCAACAACCTTCGCAGCTAAGCAGCGATTCGGTGGTTGGCCAACGGATGGCGACTTCGCTCGCAATTGAGCATCGCGACCGCCTCGTGGATGGCATCATCGAGGGTCTCTGGACCCGCGAAAGTCTGGTGAGCAAGATGATGCTGCTTCAGATCGCGCCAGAGCTCTTCGATGGCGTTGAGTTCGGGGGCGTACTTTGGCAGCCATTCGACCGTGAGCCAGGGCGCCCGCTCGGCGAGGGCGGCGCGCGTCGCCTTGCTGGTGTGGATCGGGCCATTATCGAGGACGAGCACGATCGGCTTCGTCGCACGACCGGACGTTGGGCCATACTGCGTGTCGATCTGGTCCAGCAGCGCGATAAAATCGGCACTGCGCTTGCTCCGGCTGGTGCGCACGATCAGGTCCCGCGGGGCCCAGTCGAGCAGACCGAGCATCGCCACCTTGGCGGCTTGGCCGGGCGCGGGAATGCGCAGATCCGCGCCCTTCTTGGCCCAAGCATGGGCGAGATAGGGGTGGGTGAGCGCTTCGGATTCATCCCCGAACAAGAGCACGATATCGCCCGCCTCGGCCTGCGCCTTCAGGAGCTTGCGGCGCAGGCCAGCGCGGTCCACGGCGTCTGCATCCTGGCGGCCCTTCAGGGTATGGCGCGGCCGGCGCCAGCGGAAATCCCCTTTTGGCGCAACACGACCGAGAGCCGTGAGCGCGAGATGCGCACGCCGGAGCGCTTCTCGATCTCGTCGGCCAGCCGCGGCAAGGTCCAATTGGGGCGATTTGCGACCGATCCCGCCAGAACCGCCTCGGCTACAGCGAGCGCCCGCTCGGCCTTGACCGGTGCCGGTCCCGGGGCAACGGATCGCCGCAGCGCGTCGACCCCACCCGTCATGAAAGCGCTGCGCCAGAGCCGCACGGTATCCTCGCGCACGCCGAAGGCCTCGGCGATCCGCGGGCTCGTCCAGCCCGCCAGGGTCAGCAGGAGCGCCCGCGCCCGATCCGCCTCGCCCCGATCGCGCGAGTGGCTGAGAGCCATGAGCTCACGCCGCTGCGCGGCGCTTGCGACAACAGGGGATTTGCCCGCCATGATCCGCATCCCGAACCAAACTATGAGATGGAATCACAGACAGCATCCGTTGGCCACCCCGCTGAAACCTGCTTAGTATGCTTCAGCTGGCTTGTTCAGCGCGACGGTACGGGTCGAGATGGCTGGGGGATTGGTAGTCACAACTCACCATGGTGTTCTACATCTGGCAGTAAATATCAAGTGATACAGATGCATCTCCGCCGGTATGCTGATCTACCATTCTTGTTACGAGGGGAAGCCAGCCGTGAGCCGGAGCTTCTTTTGAAATTGCGCTCAAGCATTACAACAGTTGAAAGCCGAAATTCCAATCCAGATTTTTCAGAATGGAGGCCTCTCTATAAACCCGGCGACAACCGGTGGAGAAGCTTTTGCTTTTATTGGAACAGGTTGCGTCTTGGCAGTTGAGGCGCCGGATCGATTTTCTTGTCGATTGGCCTAGTCTCGGACTCTTGTATCAGGTGTATAATGGCCAGCTGGATCGCTGCCGGCCGGATTTGCATCTCCTGATCAATTGCCTTCAAAAATTCATCGTCGTTCGCTACATATTCGAGGACGCCCAGCAGAAAATGTGATGACGTCGCCGACTCACGGATCGTCTCGGGCTGTAGGCCAGTAATGTTCAGAAACTGAATGATTCGATCAACGTCTGCGACGATGAAATTCAAGACTTGGATGGCGATACTCTCGGCATCGCCTCGACCGGCAATACCCTTCCCTGGAATGTCTCGGTCATGTCAGCTTCCACCGTGTCCACATCAGTCCGCACATATTCGACAATGGCCCTCCTATAGTAGCGCTTTTGGGTAAGCTTGGAAGTGTGCCGATGCTGTTCCATCTTCAGAAGGCATACCCGAACCGACCGCTTGGCATTTGGCGGGACAGATGTTAATCCCCTGCCGATTCCCACACTTTGCTTTTCTGGGCGGAGAGATCAGCACACCGCGCCCCTCCGCCTAAAGATCTTTTCTAACTAACGGGATTTGCTAGATGCCCGGCATCGCACGTCAATTCGAGCCGCAGATCACCCGTAGTGGTGGCGCTCCCTCCAAGTACCGCTTCACGATCCGCTGCTCTGAGTGCGACACGACTGACGCTTACGAGGCTTCCAGGTCCAGCAGCCAGGACGCTGTCCGGGCATACTTCAAAGATCGCGGCTGGCTGCTCGGCCGGGCTGCGTCCTTTGACATCTGCCCAGCCTGCCTCGCCCGACCAGGCCAATCCCAGAGGATGGGAGCGACTACCCCGCGATCCAAAGTCTTGGATAATCGGTACGGCGAGATAGCTGACATCCTGGCCCGACACTTGGGCAAGCCGAAGGAACTCGCAGCCGAAGTCTTCCGGCCTAGAGAAGTCAAACCCGCCCAGTCCTCTGCTCCAAAAGTGCCCCAGCCAACGCAGTCCACGCCGGCCTTTTCACAAGAGGTAGAACTGACTCTCTCCGGCATGGCCGCGGACCTGAACGGCCTGCGCTCCGCTGTGGAGCTGATGGCTGATCAGGTGAGCCAGCTGGTCGCGCTTGGCGGCCGGCAGTTCGAAGTCCTCGCCCAGCTGCCTCCCACTCTCGTCCAATCGACGGAGGGCCTATTGGAGGGACTTCGGCAGGTGGCTCATGCTATCCATAGGGCCTCCCCTGTTCCGCATCATGTGACAGATCGGGCCTCTACGGCGGAGGCTGCCGCCGATGCCGAACTGGCCCCTTCACAAGAGCCGGAGGTGCATGAACCGACCCGTCGGTCCAAGGGCAGACGGAGGGCCAAGAACGAGACCGTCCAGGGCAAACCCGCCGAAATCGTGGTAAAGTCCATTGCGGATGCCAACGGCAAAGACCGGTTCTACACCTCGATCCGCATGCCGCGTGCGCTGTGGGACCGTGCAGGATTTGGTCCGGACGATCGCCTGCTGCTTGATTGGAGCGGCGAGGCACTGAGCATTGAGCGGGCAGCCGATGGCGGCGTGAAGCCGAAGTCGATCGGCAGCACATCCGTGGTTCTCCAGTCCTGGAAGCTGGGGAATCTGAATTTCGACCAGCCGAAGTTGACGAGCGATGAGGGATCCTTTCGCCTGACAGCACGGCCGTCGAGCCCCAAGTAGCCCGTGTTCCGCGATCATCCGCACGCCGTGAATAGACTTGAAGGAGGCGCTCTCGGTTCTCTGCGATCCACTCAGGGTAGCGAAAAGGAAACCTTACGAGCGATCGAGCGCATGGCTTCAGCCTGCGCGGCGTGTCCAGTGTCCCGGAGCTTCTGAGCGGCATCGTCCAAGATTGACGGAAGCACACTCACCGAGGCGTGGCGGACCGACACGCGGCGTGGAGAACCAGCCCTCACACGATTGTACCGCTGCGGTGACTGGCTGCGCTCGAGTGCGGCTTCAATAGCAGAGCGGAGAGAGAGGGTTGTGCGGATCGTCATTTGGAATGCAGTGAGCGTCGTTGCAAGAGTCGGCGGGGCAATGGCATCTGCCTCCTCTAGTTCCTTGGCCGCATGCTGAAGGTCTAGGATGAACGAGCCTAGGCCGAATAGGACCGCGCGCCACTCGACCGGCAACAGTCGCATTTCAAGCGCATTTGTGCGCGGAACACTGTGCCGAACGTCCGCGGTTTGGCTTGACACTGCAGCCTCCATTCAGGGGAAACGGGGCGGGGACGGTAAGCCCCGCCCCTGAAGGCGTTAGCCCTCGTCGCGATTGCTGGAAGCTCGGGCGAGCCGGGAGAAGGTGTCGCAAATCAGGTCCACGCAGGAGACGCGTGACTGGACTGCAGGCATGGTGGTCTACGACATATCGCGTCCAAAGGAACCCTGGTAGATCGATTTCATGTCTGTCGAGGGCAGGGGCATCCACAGGATCTGATATACGGGCGGGCGCTGGGCCTATGCATCGGCCCTCATCGACGGCTTCATCGACTACATCTTCATCACAATCTACATATTCGATCTGACCAAGCCCCGCTAGGCCGGACGCTATTGGCTGCCGGGCATGAATCTCGCGGCAGGAGAGAACCCGATTGGGCGCCGCCTGTTTAAATCTCCAAGTCGAAGCGCCGCACCCCAACACGTCCTGGGTCAACTGTGCGGTGCCAGCGCAGGAACACGTTTGCTTAACCATGCAGAGCCATGGGCTTTGGACGATCCGATTTGCGTCACACGCTCGACCCAATGCGGCGCTGATGTGAGCACACAACGCGCTTCGAATGTCAGCCAACGATCGGTGAGTAAGCTCATGAGCTATGATAGAACCCGCGAACATTTGCAGGTTGGTTTAGTCGGGATAGGCCTCGCAGCTACGACGGTCATCGGGTGGGGATTGTTCATCTACTCCGTCCTCTCTACGGGAGCTGAGGAGCACGCGCTCCAGCGGGAGGTTTCGCACCTCCGGCAGCAGATTGAGGCCGTCACAGCAGAGCGCGATCAACAGGCAAGAGCCAATGAACAGAAAATCCGGGCAGGACAGGATCTGAACACGATGCTGGTGCGGATTGAAGCAGCCACCGAAGAGATCCTGCAGCTGAATTCTCTCCAGGCGAGCGTTAGCCAAGCGATCGAACAAGCCCGCCTTGAATTGACTGGACCGTCAGATCCTCCGGCCGCTCTGACGGAAAATCCCATGGTCAGCACAACGTCATCAGTTCGTCTTTCCAAGCAAGATGTCCGCGCCGCACAGGAAGCGCTTGTCGACTTCGGATATGGAAAACTAAAGGCCGACGGGTCTTTAGGGCCCTCTACGCGCAAGGCCGTTGCGGCCTTTGAACGAGCCACGGGTCTTCCTGTCACGGGCAAGCTTGGAAATGCGACCCTTCAGGCGCTGAGAACCCATATGGCCTCGGTAACTCAATAGCACGCACTTCGAGCTTCATTACACCGCTTGCGACTGGTGGTGGACCTTCGGCGTCGACCCGAGCCTGCCCGACGTCTGATCCTGCATCTCCAAGCGAGCGCTCCTGCCAAAGGGTGCCGCCGACGGAATCTGCCAACTGGCGGCGCTATTGGGCGTGAGGGTCGTGTCGGCATAGGCCTTGGCCTATACTGGTCTCGATAAAACGAGATTGGATAACTTTTGATGGATGATGCGACGATCCGGATCCTCACGATGGCTGAAGAAATGGCGGGCGATGAGCAGCGCGCTGCGATCTGGTTCAAGCATCAGCCGATTCCAGGCTGGGCCGGAAAGACAGCCTCTGACCTTGTCCTGGAGGGTAAGGCGGATGAGGTCCTCGCCTATCTGGAGGCGGTCAGAGCCGGCGTCTATGCATGAACCAGAGCCGGCGCACGGATCGACGAGGTTGATCACGGAGTTGGGGTCGTAGTCGTCGAGACTGTGCCGCTCGCGAAACCGCCCGTTGAATGACTCTTGGTCTCGGACGATGCGCTGGAAAGGATTTCCCCCGCTTCAGGCTCTTAGGGCAGGGCGCCTCAAGGGCGTCATGGACATCGCTCGGGGCCAAGGAGCCGAGTGATCAGGAAGTCTAAACGACTGGGCTGCGAGCTTGTCCGTAAGGCCGCTGAAGGCTATAATGATTCCTCTCCAGGCTAGGGCAGGGGAGCTTGAACGGAGCAGGTCGGGTCTCAATATGAGTACTATGGCGAAGAAGCACACAACCAAATCTGGACCACTGACCAAACCCGGCCGTGTGGGCAATTCCAAGATCGCCGGGAAGACCAGCGACGGTGTTATCGTGCTCCGGGCCAAGGCCAAGCCGACCCATTTCACGGCCAAGCAGATTCGCGAGACAATCCAACGGACCGGATTGGCGCTAAGCGATAAGTCGACCGCCCGCCGTTAATGCCTACGTCGACCGCGGCTCGGGACGTTTTCATTAACTGCCCGTTCGATTCCACCTATAAGCCTGTCTTCTGGGCAATCGTGTTTACGGTCCTGCGCTCCGGCTTCAGTCCGCGGTGCGCGCTTGAGGCCGACGATTCGTCGGAGAACCGGCTTGCCAGGATCCAGGCGATCATTGAGGAGTGCCGATACGGCATTCACGACATTTCCCGGACGGAGGTGGATGGCGACCCTCCCTTGCCCCGTTTCAATATGCCCCTTGAGCTCGGCCTGTTCTTTGGGGCCAAGCGCTATGGGAACAATGACCAGAGAACCAAGCGGGCACTTGTTCTCGATCGGGAGCAGTACCGCTACCAACGGTTCATCTCCGATATTGCCGGCGCAGACATCCACGCCCATGGCGCCGATCCGGGTAAGTGCATCGAACAAGTCGCGACGTGGCTTCGCACCCAAAGCCGGGACACGAAAATTCCCGGCGGCCGAAAGATTTCCGAGGAGTTTGAGGTCTTTCAATCTCAGCTGGGAGCGATCTGTGCAGATCGTGGCTTAGAGCCCGACGAACTGACGTTCGGTGATTTTGCCGAACTGGTCGCCGCTTACCTGACCGTGGATCCTTGAACCATTTTCGCTCATGAACTTCCTAGGCCGATTGTCCACGGCTACTGGCTCAACTTCTGCCCGCTCGCCATCTTCAGAATTCCGGCACAGCGCAATGAGGAGGTTGTGCGCGGCGGAAGGCGCACAGGACTTCTTGTCAAAATGCTTATTCAGCGTAATTCGCTCTCGTCATTCTTCATTCGAAGGCAGCGTTGAAGACTTCACTGAACGGAACCGGCAAGCTGATCTTGAGACTCAATGGTCAATGACGCTCTTGCCAGTGATAAAGGGCAGGATGTCATGAGAATGGCCGTGCGAACTACTCAATTGCAGAGGCCGTGTGGTTTCTCAAAGCCTGAAGAGTCGCAGGTCCGAGCTTCCCAGTAATAGGAAGTCCTTTGACCTGTTCGAAGACCTCAATGGCCTTATGGGGCGGCGCTCGGGTGAGGGGCAGGTATCTCGCCACCGCGCCATGCGCCGGATGGACGACGCCCCGGTCGCCGATGCGGTCCCGGCCAGGACGTCCGTTGCGCGATGCCCGCGGACGCCGAGCTGTTCTGCCTTCCTTTGGCGCCATTGGGTTGCGACGGTTCGTGCCGCATGGCTCGGACCTTACTCTCCCCCTGCCTCTGGGCGCTCGGTATTGCGCTCCTCGGCTCCGGTCTGGATGGCGGGCCCCAGGCCGGACCCGGCAGCGGATCGCGGGCATCTCCGGATGTTTCTGCCAATCCGTTCAACGGACCGGGCGGCGTTTACGCGAAGATCCCCGCGAGGGATGAGTTCGGGCGGGATCAACTTGCGATGTTCCGCGCGTGGAACCCGGACCCGGTCGGAAACCATGAGGCCAACCTCAGGGCCCTCAACCCGGCGCTCGCCAGGGTGGTACGGACGGCGCAGGCCGACAATCCTGGCCTGCGCTTTGTGATCGGCTCGGGATGGCGCAACGGTCGGCTCCAACGAATGGCGGTGGCCTGGGGCTGGTCCAGGACACACGACAGTCCGCATCGGACAGGTGACGCGGTGGACCTGTGGCCGCTCGACCAGGAGGGCCGGGTCTTCTTTGAGCCCCAGGCCCAGAACAGGATTGCCACCGCGCTCAGGAAGGCCGCCGCCAAACTGGATGTGCCTATCCGCTGGGGTGGTCACTTCCACGGCTTCAAGGACTTGGACCGCTCACATTTTGAGCTCGTGCTGCCATGACCGGAACGGGTGCCCTTTGTCTTTTGGGTTCGAGGGCCTGGGGAGCCGGGCCGGGCTTGCGCTCTCGGGCTGCACATCCGGCAAAGGATGGAGAAACCTCGCATTATGTTAGAGGCGAATTCAGCGGCTGTGCTCGGTCGGGAAGGTCTCCTAATGGGATGGTCCGGCCGTGCTTCTGCCCCGCTTGCCTGTAAGCTGTGGGGCTTTGAGCCACGCAAGGAGCACGTCTCATGTCACGGTCTTCTGCCTCTACCGCCGTTGCCACCCTGGGCATCGATCTGGGCAAGAACACGTTCCATCTCGTCGGCCAGGATCAGCGCGGCGCCATCGTGCTGCGCATCAAGCTCTCCCGCACCCAACTCTCTCAGCGGCTGGCCAACATCCCGCCGTGTCTGATCGGCATGGAGGCCTGTGCCGGGGCTCACTACATCGGCCGCCAGCTCCAGGCGTTGGGCCATGACGTGCGCCTGATCCCAGCCCAGTACGTCAAGCCCTTCCTCAAGGGGCACAAGAATGACTATCGCGATGCGGAGGCGATTGCGGAGGCGGTGCAGCGGCCCACCATGTCCTTCGTGGCGATCAAGACCCCGGACCAGATGGATCTGCTCGCCCTGCACCGGGTGCGTTCGCGCCTGGTGGGTCAGCGCACGGGCGTGACCAACCAGATCCGAGGCCTGCTCCTCGAGCGCGGCATCTCCGTGCGCCAGGGGCTTGCGCCGTTGAGGCAGGCGTTGCCAGGCATCCTAGAGCATCGGCTGTTCTGATTGAATCGGAGGCTATGCGGCGTGACGGCTTTGTGATTCCCTTATCTCGGCCCTCTTTAGAGGAGATGAGCGATGACCAAGTCCTACTCGCTGGATCTGCGGCAACGGGTGGTGCGCTTTGTTGAGGCGGGGCATTCCTGCCATGTGGTCTTGCTTCGAAAAAATGGAGAGCTTCTGATGAAGCAGGAGGATCTCCATGCCGAAGACCCGTTTTAAGAGAGAGTTTCAGGATGAGGCCGTCCGCCTCGTTTTGACGAGTGGGCGCTCGCAACGCGCGATCGCCGACGATCTTGGGGTGAACCGTTCGACGCTCGCGCGCTGGATGGCGGAGCACCAGGATATGCGGCCTTCGTCGGCCCCGCCGCCCAATGAGGATGTCATGGACGAGCTCAAGCGCCTCCGTCGCGAGAACGAGGTGCTGCGGCAAGAGCGCGACATCCTCAAGAAGG harbors:
- a CDS encoding PAN/Apple domain-containing protein, translated to MELCASLCRSESQCRAYTYNKTARWCFLKDRVGEAQRFIGAFSGMKKTAPTANAITGEWR
- a CDS encoding DUF3572 domain-containing protein, coding for MPGKGIAGRGDAESIAIQVLNFIVADVDRIIQFLNITGLQPETIRESATSSHFLLGVLEYVANDDEFLKAIDQEMQIRPAAIQLAIIHLIQESETRPIDKKIDPAPQLPRRNLFQ
- a CDS encoding M15 family metallopeptidase, whose protein sequence is MARTLLSPCLWALGIALLGSGLDGGPQAGPGSGSRASPDVSANPFNGPGGVYAKIPARDEFGRDQLAMFRAWNPDPVGNHEANLRALNPALARVVRTAQADNPGLRFVIGSGWRNGRLQRMAVAWGWSRTHDSPHRTGDAVDLWPLDQEGRVFFEPQAQNRIATALRKAAAKLDVPIRWGGHFHGFKDLDRSHFELVLP
- a CDS encoding peptidoglycan-binding domain-containing protein, producing MSYDRTREHLQVGLVGIGLAATTVIGWGLFIYSVLSTGAEEHALQREVSHLRQQIEAVTAERDQQARANEQKIRAGQDLNTMLVRIEAATEEILQLNSLQASVSQAIEQARLELTGPSDPPAALTENPMVSTTSSVRLSKQDVRAAQEALVDFGYGKLKADGSLGPSTRKAVAAFERATGLPVTGKLGNATLQALRTHMASVTQ
- a CDS encoding IS481 family transposase; protein product: MGQVLHGSATTLDPVRRAIQNSQASLRALAERHGINPKTVAKWKKRDTTADRPTGPRAPHSTVLSVQEEAIVVAFRKHTLLPLDDCLYALQPTIPHLTRSSLHRCLQRHGISRLPEVTGDKPTKKKFKSYPIGYFHIDIAEVHTEEGRLYLFVAIDRTSKFAFAQLHEKATRRVAGDFLRALIAAVPYKIHTVLTDNGTHFTTPGNTSSAAPLIKEAMAHGEIFRAHSFELACAQNDIEHRLTKPRHPWTNGQVERMNRTLKDATVRRYYYDTHDQLQGHLGDFLAAYNFARRLKTLRGLTPYEYICKIWTSEPQRFRLDPLHQMPGLNI
- a CDS encoding IS630 family transposase, which gives rise to MDLAAAGRRDREALRRAHLALTALGRVAPKGDFRWRRPRHTLKGRQDADAVDRAGLRRKLLKAQAEAGDIVLLFGDESEALTHPYLAHAWAKKGADLRIPAPGQAAKVAMLGLLDWAPRDLIVRTSRSKRSADFIALLDQIDTQYGPTSGRATKPIVLVLDNGPIHTSKATRAALAERAPWLTVEWLPKYAPELNAIEELWRDLKQHHLAHQTFAGPETLDDAIHEAVAMLNCERSRHPLANHRIAA